A genomic stretch from Capricornis sumatraensis isolate serow.1 chromosome 4, serow.2, whole genome shotgun sequence includes:
- the IL23A gene encoding interleukin-23 subunit alpha produces the protein MLGNRVVLLLLLLLPWTAQGRAVSEDSTPAWARGQQLSQQLCMLAWSAHLPMGHVDLPREEGGDETTDDVPRIQCEDGCDPQGLRDNSQSCLQRIHRGLVFYEKLLGSDIFTGEPSLFPDGPVDQLHASILGLRELLQPKGHHWEAEQTPSPIPSQPWQRLLLRLKILRSLQAFVAVAARVFAHGAATLSP, from the exons ATGCTGGGGAACAgagttgtgctgctgctgctgctactgctgccctGGACAGCTCAGGGCCGGGCTGTGTCAGAGGACAGCACCCCTGCTTGGGCTCGGGGCCAACAGCTCTCACAGCAACTCTGCATGCTAGCCTGGAGTGCACACCTACCAATGGGACATGTG GATCTACCAAGAGAAGAAGGAGGTGATGAGACTACAGATGATGTCCCCCGTATCCAGTGTGAGGATGGCTGTGATCCACAAGGACTCAGGGACAACAGTCAG TCCTGCTTGCAAAGGATTCATCGAGGCCTGGTTTTTTACGAGAAGCTTCTGGGCTCAGATATTTTCACAGGGGAGCCTTCTCTATTCCCAGATGGCCCTGTGGACCAGCTTCACGCCTCCATACTGGGCCTCAGGGAACTCTTGCAG CCCAAGGGTCACCACTGGGAAGCTGAGCAGACTCCAAGCCCTATTCCCAGCCAGCCATGGCAGCGCCTCCTTCTCCGTCTCAAGATCCTTCGAAGCCTCCAGGCCTTTGTGGCTGTAGCTGCCCGGGTCTTTGCCCACGGAGCAGCAACTCTGAGCCCCTAA